A genomic window from Mustela erminea isolate mMusErm1 chromosome 16, mMusErm1.Pri, whole genome shotgun sequence includes:
- the PEX2 gene encoding peroxisome biogenesis factor 2: MASREENMKRTNRVLRISQLDALELNKALEQLVWSQFSQCFHGFKPGLLAHFEPEVKALLWLFLWRFTIYSKNATVGQSILNIQYKNDFSPKLRYQPPSKNQKLWYAVCTVGGTWLEERCYDLFRNRHLASFGKARQCMNIMVGLFKLGGLINFLIFLQRGKFATLTERLLGIRSVFCKPQNVREVGFEYMNRELLWHGFAEFLIFLLPLFNIQKLKAKLSSWCIPLTGASNSDNTLSTSGKQCSLCGEWPTMPHTIGCEHIFCYYCVKSSFLFDVYFTCPKCGTEVHSVQPLKSGIEMSEVNAL, from the coding sequence ATGGCTTCCAGAGAAGAGAACATGAAAAGGACGAACAGAGTGCTGAGAATAAGTCAGTTGGATGCGCTTGAACTGAACAAGGCCCTGGAGCAGTTAGTTTGGTCCCAGTTTTCTCAGTGCTTTCATGGATTTAAGCCAGGGCTGTTAGCCCACTTTGAACCAGAGGTGAAAGCATTACTGTGGCTTTTCTTGTGGCGATTCACCATCTATTCTAAAAATGCCACTGTGGGacaatccattttgaatattcagtataaaaatgatttttccccaAAGCTGAGGTACCAGCCACCAAGTAAGAATCAGAAGCTGTGGTATGCTGTGTGTACAGTTGGCGGGACGTGGCTGGAAGAGCGCTGCTATGACCTATTTCGAAACCGTCATTTGGCATCATTTGGGAAAGCCAGGCAGTGTATGAATATCATGGTTGGACTTTTTAAATTAGGTGGGCtcattaatttcctgattttcctTCAGAGGGGCAAATTTGCAACTTTGACAGAACGTCTCCTAGGCATCCGTTCTGTATTTTGCAAGCCCCAAAACGTACGTGAAGTTGGCTTTGAGTATATGAATAGGGAACTTCTCTGGCATGGTTTTGCTgagtttctgatttttctcttaccACTTTTTAATATCCAGAAATTGAAAGCTAAGTTGTCTTCTTGGTGTATTCCTCTTACTGGTGCTTCTAATAGTGACAATACGTTATCCACCAGTGGCAAACAGTGTTCTCTGTGTGGAGAGTGGCCCACCATGCCTCACACCATAGGATGTGAGCACATCTTCTGTTACTACTGTGTTAAAAGTAGTTTCTTATTTGATGTGTACTTTACTTGTCCTAAGTGTGGCACAGAGGTACACAGTGTGCAACCACTAAAATCAGGAATTGAGATGTCAGAAGTGAATGCTCTTTAG